Below is a genomic region from Jatrophihabitans sp..
GTTGTCCCAGCCGCCGATCTCCGACGAGGGACTGGTGCTCACCGACGACGGGATCGAGCTGCATTACGAAGAATGCGGCGGGCCGGCGGGCGGCAAGAAGGCCGCCGGCCTGACCGTGCTGTTCGTGCACGGCTACACCCTCAACCTGGGCTCGTTCCTCTTCCAGCGGCGGGCCCTGACCGAGGCGTTCGGGACAGGAGTCCGGCAGGTGTTCTACGACCAGCGCTCGCACGGCCGGTCCGGGCGCGCGCCGTCGCAGTCCTGCACCATCGAGCAACTCGGACACGACCTGCACAGCGTGATCGACCAGCTGGCGCCGGCCGGGCCGATCGTCCTGGTGGGCCATTCGATGGGTGGCATGACGGTGATGGCGCTGGCCGATCAGCATCCCGAGCTGTTTCGCGACGGCGGCCGGGTCCGGTCGGTGGTGCTGATCAACACCTCGTCCGGCGAGCTGAAGAACCTGACCCTGGGACTGCCCAACGTGCTGGCCCGGCTGCACGCCCCGATGGTGCCGATCGTGCTGCGCCGGGCCGCCAAGAACGCCGCGCTGGTCGAGCAGGCCCGGACGATGGGCCGCGACCTGGCGTGGGTGATGACCAAGCGCCTCAGCTTCGCGGCCAAGGACGTCGACCCGGCCGTGGTCCAGTACTGCACCACCATGATCTCGGCGACCCCGGTCGACGTGGTCGCCGACTTCTACCCGACCCTGATGGCCTACGACGGCAGGATGGGGCTGCGCAACCTCAAGGACTGCCCGGTGCTGGTGATCGGCGCCGACTCCGACGCGATGACGCCGCTGGAGCATTCGAAGGCGATCGCCCGGGAGCTGCCCGAGGCCCGGTTGATCGTCGCCGAGAACTCCGGGCACCTGCTGATGCTCGAGCATCCCGAGCTGGTCAACTCCCCGCTGGTCGCCGTCGTCGAGGCGGCGTTGACCGGCCGGCCCGGCATGTCCGGCACCGGCCAGCCGGTCAGCGCCTGATGGTGTCGCTGCCCACCCCGGCCGACACCTTCGACTTCGGCCGCCGGCTGGCGGAGCTGCTGCGTCCGGGTGACCTGCTGGTGCTGACCGGCCCGCTGGGCGCGGGCAAGACCGCGCTGGCCCAGGGCATCGGCGCGGGGCTGGGGGTGCCCGGCCGGGTGGTGTCACCGACCTTCGTGATCGCCCGGGTGCATCCCGGTGGCCGGATCCCGCTGGTGCACGTCGACGCCTACCGGCTCGGCTCGCTTGCCGAGGTGGACGACCTCGACCTGGACGTCGACCTGGCCGACTCGGTGACCGTGGTGGAGTGGGGCGCCGGCCTGGTCGAGCAGCTGGCCGAGGACCGGCTGCGGATCGAGATCAGCCGGCAGCCGGACTCCGAGGCGCGCGAGGTGCGGCTGGTGCCCGAAGGCGGCGACTGGGCCGATCGGCTGGGCAGGCTGGCGCACTAGGCTGGCCGGGTGCTGGCTCTGGTTCTGGACACCTCGTCCGCGGCGGTGACGGCGGGCCTGGTGGAGTTCGCCGACGGCGCGGACCCGGTCGTGCTGGCCGAGCGGGTGACGGTGGACGCCCGGGCGCACGCCGAGCAGCTCACCCCGTCGCTGCGGGCCTGCCTGGCCGAGGCCGGGGTCGGGATAGCTGACCTGTCGGCGGTGGTGGCCGGCCTGGGCCCCGGCCCGTTCACCGGCCTGCGGGTCGGCTTGATGACCGCCGCCGCGCTTGCCGACGCCACCGGCCGGCCCGGTTACGGCGTCTGCTCGCTGGACGCGATCGCCGCCGCGCACCCTGAGCGGGAGGACCTGCTGGTGGCCGGTGACGCCCGCCGCAAGGAGGTCTACTGGGCGCGCTACCGCCACGGTGGGCGGATCGGCGAGCCGGCTGTCTCCAAACCGGCCGAGCTGGTCACCGAGCCGGGTGGCGGGCTGGTCGGCGGGACGCCCGCGATGGCCGGGGCCGGCGCCCGGCTGTACGCCGACATCCTGGGGCTGCCGTTGCTGGCGGGCGACTACCCGGGCGTCGCCGGGCTGGCGGCCTGCGCGGCCGGCCGGGTGCTGAACCGGGCCCCCGGCGAGGCGCTGACCCCGCTGTACCTGCGCCGCCCAGACGCGGTGGCGCCGGCCGCCCGCAAGCCGGTGGGGACATGAGCGAGGATCGCAGCGAGCGCGCTGAGGACATGAGTGCCGCGGCCGGGCCGCTGACGCCGGAGGTCCGGTTGCGGCGGATGCGGATCTCCGACCTGGACGTCCTGCTGCGGTATGAGCAGGAGATGTTCGGCCCCGAGGCCTGGTCCCGGCGGGGTTACCTCGAAGAGCTGTCCGACCGGAAGCAACGCCATTATCTGGTCGCGGAGAAAGTCGCCGAGAGCGTCGCGGAGAAAGTCGCCGAGAGCGTGGCCGAGGAAGCCGCCGAGCCTCCCGGCAGCCACCTCCTGGGCACCGGCGGGCTGCTGACGATCGGCGAGACCTCTCAGATCCTCACCCTCGCGGTGCTGCCGCCCGCCCGGCGCACCGGGGTAGGCCGGCTGCTGGTCCGGGCGCTGATCGCCGAAGCACGCCGGCGCCGCGCCGGCGAGGTGCTGCTGGAGGTGCGGGAGGACAACGAGCCCGCCCAGCGGCTGTACGCCACCGAGGGCTTCACCGTGCTCGGTCGGCGGCGCGGCTACTACGAGCAGGGCCGGGTGGACGCGATCACCATGCGCTATGAGATCGAGCGTCCTGCGCCGGAGGTGACGGGCGATGAGGGCTGACCAGCCGCTGGTGCTCGGCATCGAGACCTCCTGCGACGAGACCGGGGTCGGCATCGTCCGCGGCACCGAGCTGCTGGCCGACGCGGTCGCCTCCAGCGTCGCCGAGCACGCCCGCTTCGGCGGGGTGGTGCCCGAGGTGGCCAGCCGGGCGCACCTGCAGGCGATGGTGCCGACCGTGCACCGGGCCTGCGCCGAGGCCGGGGTGGCGCTGGGTGATATCGATGCCATCGCGGTCACCGCCGGTCCGGGCCTGGCCGGCGCGCTGCTGGTCGGGGTGGCGGCGGCCAAGGCCTACGCGCTGGCCCTGGACAAGCCGCTGTACGCGGTGAACCACCTGTCGGCGCACGTCTCGGTGGACCTGCTGGACAACGGCCCGCTGGAGCAGGCCTGCATCGCGTTGCTGGTCTCCGGCGGGCACTCCTCGATCCTGCGGGTGCCCCGGGTAGGCGGGCAGGAGCTGACCGAGCTGGGCGCCACCCTGGACGACGCCGCCGGCGAGGCATTCGACAAGGTGGCCCGGCTGCTCGGCCTGGGCTTTCCCGGCGGGCCGCTGATCGACCGGGCCGCCCGGGACGGCGACCGGGACGCCATCGCCTTTCCGCGTGGCCTGACCGGGGTGCGCGACGACCCGCTGGCGTTCTCGTTCTCCGGCCTGAAGACCGCCGTGGCCCGCTGGGTGGAGGCCCGGGAACGGGCCGGTGAGCCG
It encodes:
- the tsaB gene encoding tRNA (adenosine(37)-N6)-threonylcarbamoyltransferase complex dimerization subunit type 1 TsaB, producing the protein MLALVLDTSSAAVTAGLVEFADGADPVVLAERVTVDARAHAEQLTPSLRACLAEAGVGIADLSAVVAGLGPGPFTGLRVGLMTAAALADATGRPGYGVCSLDAIAAAHPEREDLLVAGDARRKEVYWARYRHGGRIGEPAVSKPAELVTEPGGGLVGGTPAMAGAGARLYADILGLPLLAGDYPGVAGLAACAAGRVLNRAPGEALTPLYLRRPDAVAPAARKPVGT
- the tsaD gene encoding tRNA (adenosine(37)-N6)-threonylcarbamoyltransferase complex transferase subunit TsaD yields the protein MRADQPLVLGIETSCDETGVGIVRGTELLADAVASSVAEHARFGGVVPEVASRAHLQAMVPTVHRACAEAGVALGDIDAIAVTAGPGLAGALLVGVAAAKAYALALDKPLYAVNHLSAHVSVDLLDNGPLEQACIALLVSGGHSSILRVPRVGGQELTELGATLDDAAGEAFDKVARLLGLGFPGGPLIDRAARDGDRDAIAFPRGLTGVRDDPLAFSFSGLKTAVARWVEARERAGEPVPVADVAASFQEAVVDVLSAKAVRAATEAGIEYLLLGGGVAANSRLRELTAQRCERAGLRLRVPRPGLCTDNGAMVAALGAQLVAHGATPSRLDVPADSSMSITEVLF
- the tsaE gene encoding tRNA (adenosine(37)-N6)-threonylcarbamoyltransferase complex ATPase subunit type 1 TsaE; this encodes MVSLPTPADTFDFGRRLAELLRPGDLLVLTGPLGAGKTALAQGIGAGLGVPGRVVSPTFVIARVHPGGRIPLVHVDAYRLGSLAEVDDLDLDVDLADSVTVVEWGAGLVEQLAEDRLRIEISRQPDSEAREVRLVPEGGDWADRLGRLAH
- a CDS encoding GNAT family N-acetyltransferase, with amino-acid sequence MSEDRSERAEDMSAAAGPLTPEVRLRRMRISDLDVLLRYEQEMFGPEAWSRRGYLEELSDRKQRHYLVAEKVAESVAEKVAESVAEEAAEPPGSHLLGTGGLLTIGETSQILTLAVLPPARRTGVGRLLVRALIAEARRRRAGEVLLEVREDNEPAQRLYATEGFTVLGRRRGYYEQGRVDAITMRYEIERPAPEVTGDEG
- a CDS encoding alpha/beta hydrolase, with protein sequence MRLARVAALVGGGVGVLTAVSAAAVSQQRRTAARERSRIEAGSAALLSQPPISDEGLVLTDDGIELHYEECGGPAGGKKAAGLTVLFVHGYTLNLGSFLFQRRALTEAFGTGVRQVFYDQRSHGRSGRAPSQSCTIEQLGHDLHSVIDQLAPAGPIVLVGHSMGGMTVMALADQHPELFRDGGRVRSVVLINTSSGELKNLTLGLPNVLARLHAPMVPIVLRRAAKNAALVEQARTMGRDLAWVMTKRLSFAAKDVDPAVVQYCTTMISATPVDVVADFYPTLMAYDGRMGLRNLKDCPVLVIGADSDAMTPLEHSKAIARELPEARLIVAENSGHLLMLEHPELVNSPLVAVVEAALTGRPGMSGTGQPVSA